The following are encoded together in the Theileria orientalis strain Shintoku DNA, chromosome 1, complete genome genome:
- a CDS encoding ATP-dependent RNA helicase — MDVSDENPDVSSSEPNNSAKKKLKWKELEIPSDLVSEGLVCLEILDNGSHEENVAPKPKKRKKVDKSDSKKSDPAEVVDNSFDENEVIKNTRDWSNIAKDFTIPIFYKYLSQGSGKTLCFVLPIVISLYNQRTENKIECLALLPTRELAIQVKKIFFLTIEGLNLRVLALIGGIAIQKQERLLKKDPSIVVATPGRLEDFLREGKLKGMFELKFLVLDEVDKFFEDNSFKEVESIVKYVKRQKIQHFLSSATILNMKDNLNSLFKLLSISNPRVCICSRDKQLVVPYAELADGKILHKKTFTDTHTSLPENLVFKVIESEEKYKEVRLISYLVEHLCNAENKKCLIFVNTVTYVYRLESLLSLILWKDVHESGIKKKYCATFKADTKLDYVSGIHSRLKQKQRLKRLESFSKNNKSILISTDVASRGLDIPNIDIVIHFQPPKNKSLFLHRSGRTARLNEGGVSVCVCCPSDKETWIGLFKEINKNFEQMEFIEEIPSDEFMKYQSLLRLAETIEQNEFRMSKEKKVSNWFKNAAKKADIMLSDEEEDEDNMRSRSYKFMKSEKKKLLKIRSEIGIDN, encoded by the exons ATGGATGTTTCTGATGAAAATCCTGATGTAAGTTCCTCGGAGCCGAATAATTCTGCGAAAAAGAAACTTAAATGGAAAGAGTTGGAAATACCCTCAGATTTGGTTTCTGAAGGCTTAGTTTGTTTGGAAATTTTAGATAATGGAAGCCATGAAGAGAATGTAGCTCCGAAACCAAAAAAACGGAAAAAGGTAGATAAATCTGATTCAAAAAAAAGTGACCCTGCGGAGGTGGTTGATAATAGTtttgatgaaaatgaagttattaaaaatacaaggGATTGGAGTAATATCGCTAAGGATTTCACAATTCC gattttttataaatatttgtctCAGGGCTCGGGAAAAACGCTGTGTTTTGTTCTTCCGATTGTAATTTCACTGTACAACCAAAGAacggaaaataaaatagaatgTTTGGCACTTTTACCGACGAGGGAACTGGCAATTCAAGTTAAGAAAATATTCTTCTTGACTATAGAAGGGCTGAACCTGAGAGTTCTGGCACTAATCGGCGGGATTGCGATACAGAAGCAGGAGCGCCTGCTCAAGAAGGACCCTAGCATAGTGGTGGCAACACCAGGAAGGCTGGAGGACTTTCTGAGGGAGGGCAAGCTGAAGGGAATGTTTGAACTCAAGTTCCTGGTGCTGGACGAAGTGGATAAGTTTTTTGAGGACAACTCATTCAAGGAGGTGGAGTCCATCGTAAAATACGTAAAGAGGCAGAAAATACAGCACTTTTTGAGCTCAGCAACGATACTGAAC ATGAAGGACAACCTGAACAGTTTGTTTAAGCTGCTGTCAATAAGTAACCCTAGAGTGTGCATATGCTCCAGAGATAAGCAGCTGGTGGTACCATACGCGGAACTTGCAGACGgtaaaattttacacaaaaaaaCATTCACGGACACACACACGTCACTGCCGGAAAACCTGGTGTTCAAAGTAATAGAATCGGAGGAAAAATACAAG GAAGTGAGGCTTATTTCATACTTGGTGGAGCACTTGTGTAACgcggaaaataaaaagtgcCTCATATTCGTTAACACTGTAACATACGTGTATAGACTGGAGTCGCTGCTGAG TTTAATTCTCTGGAAGGACGTGCACGAGTCGGGCATTAAGAAGAAGTACTGCGCAACGTTCAAGGCCGACACGAAGTTGGACTACGTGTCGGGGATACACTCGAGGCtgaagcagaagcagaGGCTTAAGAGGCTGGAAAG cttttcaaaaaataataagtcGATTTTAATCTCGACGGATGTGGCGTCCAGGGGTTTGGACATACCGAACATCGACATTGTCATCCACTTTCAGCCGCCCAAAAACAAGTCGCTCTTTTTGCACAGATCAGGAAGAACGGCACGCCTGAATGAAGGAG GAGTTTCAGTCTGTGTTTGCTGTCCCAGCGACAAGGAGACCTGGATAGGCCTGTTCAAGgaaatcaataaaaactTTGAGCAGATGGAGTTCATAGAGGAGATTCCGAGCGATGAGTTCATGA AGTACCAGAGCCTCCTGAGGCTGGCAGAAACCATAGAGCAGAACGAGTTCAGG ATGtcgaaggagaagaaagtGTCGAACTGGTTCAAAAACGCAGCCAAAAAGGCGGACATAATGTTGAGTGACgaggaagaggacgagGATAACATGAGGTCGAGGAGTTACAAGTTCATGAAGtcggagaagaagaagctgctcaaG ATTCGCTCTGAGATCGGAATCGACAATTAG